GAACATTCATGGAGTTTCACCGTCGCTGTGAATCTATGCATACGACCACCCCGACTTCGTTTAGAAATGCAAATCGTCACCTTCtgtattttataaagctGCTTGACATAAAATCATTTCATAGGCATGCTGGAATCCAAAAACTCACTCCCTGCGGAGCCTCAGCTCAGACCTGGGCTCGAAAAGACACGGGATATGGGCGACATGCTCCATCCATCTACCAGCTTGAATGACGGCAGGATGATGGAAAAACAGGAAGCTCGGAATGGCCAATTCCATCGTTCCTTTCCTCCGCGCCAGGTCCATGTAAGAACAAGTGAATATTGCATGACCATTCCTTTTCTGTCTACTGAAAAGGAGATATGTAGATTATCTCGCTCGGTTCGAACATTGGCAGTGGTGTTTTCAGCGCAACAGG
This Aspergillus flavus chromosome 1, complete sequence DNA region includes the following protein-coding sequences:
- a CDS encoding putative tryptophan permease; translated protein: MLESKNSLPAEPQLRPGLEKTRDMGDMLHPSTSLNDGRMMEKQEARNGQFHRSFPPRQVHIISLGSNIGSGVFSATGQALASGGPGNMVLADGMVCSAVWAVLQSLSEITIAFPVSGNYIDYADLWVDPALAFEAGFAE